The following is a genomic window from Pieris rapae chromosome 24, ilPieRapa1.1, whole genome shotgun sequence.
atctAGATTATTGCAATGGAATACCGAAATATGTTTGTGAAATTcgaaaatatcaaatttttactttatttatttgcttgcCTTACTAGTAGTAAGTAGTCAattgctttttataatttttaaattatgtataaatcatCATACAAGTTACAATTAGTACagaataaaaattcttaactaatatatgctatatttttttacgttgaCAAACGACAATGTACATCGATAACCtattacatttttcagtttaaaaaataaaaacattggaCTAGTTTTTATTATGCGAAATTAGGCGGAGTTTTTGTAACGAAAGGAGAATATATTTCGTGTTTCAGTACTGTgtgtattgataaaataaaaatgaaatctgtcttatatttaaattgataccAACAGTCATGGAAGAAACTATAGAAAGACCAAAGGAAACGAAGTTTTTCTTTGCATTTATTAGCACtataaaagcctttattttaatattcattagtaagtttttaattattctatctACATATACTATTTTTGGTTATTTAGAATAAGTTTCCCATAAAATGatcttatttacataatttgagattaaaaaatttgaaactGAAGTTAATCTATGATGAAATTTGACTTATCACATGATCTTTTGCATTtgatctttaaaattaaatgactaTAATTTCGTATACATTGCATTGGTTACTTTTTCAGTATTTATAGTGAGTTACTTGCACTCCAAATATGtcagttttttatttgaaaatgacaGAAATTTCTCATACCTCTCTGACTTGGAGCGAGAAATGTCCTTCCGCACAGAAATGGGATTCTATTACTCATACTATAAGACAATTGTGGAGGAGAAACCATTTGTTGCTGGCATTTCTAAGTTGATGTATGATCGAATTGTCGAGTATCCAAAGGAAGTAAATGCctttaatagatttaatatacACCCAGAGGTATGATTTTACCAAagtcataacatttttattatgttactaCTGGATTTACATTTTTACCTTTTAAGCTGTATTAGTAAGCTTACTCTTTATCACAGTGTTAacaatttgatagaaagaTATGTAGGTGTACTTTTGTTAAAAGAGTTCCTTTGactgatttcatttttatgaattaagaGGTACAAGTTTGTCTAAGaattaactatattttgaaaaagaagGAAAAGATTTAATTGGGAGTTTAACCCAAGACCTATAGATACATGTGACAACCTTTGTGTCTCACAGCAGTTATTTATAACACTCTTAATTAActactattataattaatataaaatttataactcttaatgaattttatatttattgcaacaAAAACaggtatatactatatttaaataaaatgaatcatgAATTACAGGTCCTGGTAGGAGCTTTATACCGTTATTTAGAGCCATGGCTCAATACATCTACATATCGCCAGTGCCACATGGTAGACCGTGGAGAAGGCCACGATCCTGTGCAAAGCTGTGTTGGTTTGGGACAcccaattttcttttatttggaGGCTGTGTGGATCTTTGCTGGAGTCAATGTTGCAGCATTGTTTTTACATGCTATGGAATTAAGGTGAGTGAGTGCCATATGTTATTTACTTCTAAATGTTTAAGTAATTCAATAGAGTAAGTTCCAGTAAACTTGGAGTTTAAATggaaattttactaaaatgatTGACTGAgtctttattatacatatcaagtatatagttaattatgtatttaaataaggttGACATCCTAGTATACACAAAACTGTGTCCAGAttgatattgatatatttaaaaaaaattgttatcctaattttaattaggtaTTGACTGACCTTTATCAGagataattaaatcaatatctGAGTCTAATAGTAAACTATAACCTTCCAGTGAAAGCTACCTTGGTGGTTGTCTAGCTGTTCTACAATACTTTGCCAATCACGCAGAATGTACAAGGGTCCAATGGGCACCAAATGAGAGGGAGAATTTTGCTGGGCCCTTACTCTTGTTACAGACTTATTTGCTGACCATACAAATACATGACAAACGGAATACTATACAGCTACAGGTATCAagactaataaaattttatttttatgaaattattatacagtgtccaatatttgaaaataattatttctgctTTGTTTTAATGCTAtcttgatatttaatatagtgCCCGTTGAGGAACTGACAAGCCTAAAACATTACTgcagaaatttttattatttttatgctttTCTTTTTACATCTGAGAACTACATTGTTGTAGACTTAGCACTATGACTCCTGTATGACAAATTCCAATACATATGGCAGTCATAACATATAGTAACTATGGCTTGATTCTGCAACTTCAATgtagcatataatatattgactGGGCATATAGGAAGGAAAAGCTTTTAGTGCAGatatgctatatatatatatatatataagagatgcttttttttaacacaaccaattaattattgcatgaatacaattttcaaagtacttataattattataattttcagatTGGAATCTTAATACTGAATTGCCTCTGTCTCTTGTTTTGGCAATTCACACAATTCATATTTCTTACCCAAATTGCCATATTCTTTTTGATGGAACAGTTGAGAGTTATAGATACACGGCAACTTTCTATTTTACTACACTCTCACTATTGTGGATTACATATGGCAATACTTTTACTCCAAGGGAATGAAATGTTAAAATCATCGTTATATGCTTGCCTTTTTCTAGTAGTTTCTACATATTGTCTATTCTTTAGTGGCCTTCGTATAAAGGTCCAAAATAGATTTGACTTTTTTGTAGAGTCGTGGCTAGTTGTACTTAGAGTGTCTATTGTTATTTGTGGTTCGATatcattgaaaaaaataattagtgacTTCCTTGAAGTGGAAGAGGACACACATGTCTGGGagattctattttcaaaattcacAGATTATAAATCATTCCATACATTGATGTATACTTGTTCGGAAGTTTTTGACTTCCTGCCATTCAGTTCTATCagaaatatgattaaaacctttttaattcCGTATGTGTTATTTGGAGTTGTTAACGCGGTATACTTTTGGATTAATAAGAGAGAGATAGAAAATGTTGGTAAGGGGATAGAAGAGAATAGACTGATCGACGACGAGGACAGCGGAATTGAGAATAATGAAACGAATATTCGAAAAGAGGACACAGATTTGGATGTTTTAGATAAGAAAATAGATAATACAGAGAAGGataatttgatacaatttctcTCTGGTTTGTCTATGGACGCTGCggtattctataatatatcgCAGATGGTTGTCTATGGTGTTATGGCAGCGTTAGTGATGCGACTCAAGCTGCTATTTACGACGCAAATGTGCTTGATGTCATCTTTGGTGTTCaagaaaaagtattatatgtaagttttattacttatctgattatttaattcattttttttttcgattagattttttaattcaattaaagattctgatattttaatataataatgtacacacatttaaataatcgtgtCAAGGGTTCAAtagattttttcaataaaaattgaaattcaactaaaatgaaatatgaacattaGCAACAGttacttacttattaatactaaaataatttcgttAATTACGCgggtacattttttttgcagCTACCCACATTCcgttatgaaatatttaatactaatattgcTTGTGGGTATTATTCCTATGATGTGCAGTCTAGTCAACAATGTCAGTAAGGAGATGTCTCATATGggtaagatttaaaaataatataattacctaATTTTGTTATTGGTCTAGTGAAAAAAATCCTAAAGatcaaagaaattaaaatactctatttattcaaatattttttattgttggtCTTAAGTAAGGCAGTTAACAGAAttggttcgattcccggcgaAACACTAATTGTTTCAAACATAGTAAAACGCGacgaaattgttttttttttttaatgtttgcttttttgattttttttctaactaCTTTCAGGTGAATTTAGTGATTACAACCAAGAAGAACTACTGCTGTGGTTAGGGCAGCAAGGTCCCGGGGCGGTAGCGGGTTCGATGCCTCTCCTCGCCACGATAATGCTCACAACAAAAAGGCCTATAGTTGCGCATCCTCACTACGAACATTTGGAAGCGAGGTAAGATTTACTGACAGACATAGAGACTGACTGTTATCGATATAGatataaggccggcaacgcacttgcgagtcttATGGCACTGTGAGTATTagttaatatcaggtgagccttcagccgcctgttccataaaaaaaatattcacatttcgctaattaaatgtaaatattgttttatgcttagatatgaaaatatttcagacAGCGTGCGTACACAGTATACAAGATGTACGGCCGTTTTTCTCCGCACGAGCTCTACCAGGAGTTGAGCAAACTTCGCGCTACTTACCTCGTCGTTGAGACCAAGTACTGTTATGGAAGGAGCAGGTATGTGTTTCATCATAGGAGGTACCCTCTTTTTTGAAACTACCctcatttaattcatttattgtattatatttttactttatatgtatTCTTTAAAAGTCAAAGTTTCATTAACATTCAGCAGTTTTTAAGATGTGTTggatggactttctttcttcttcgcgcatttaacatttgctcggaAGGTGAAAGAagaacattgtgaggaaaccgacatgtcttagacccaaaacgttgatgacgtgtgtcaggcactggaggctgatcacctacatgcctattagattttaaattgatcatgaaacattcAGAAtactgaggccaggacctaaagaggttgtagcgccactgatttatttattttcaatatattaaattttacagcAAAGGATGCTCTCTAACCGAGATATGGGACTTGGAGTCTCCGATAAACCGGGAATCGCCGCCCCTTTGCGACACTCTTCTAACAACGACGGTAGACCATTTCTACCCTCTTTTTCGAAATGCGCACTACGCCGTTTTCAGAATACATGACCTAAGCGTGaggtttgtatatttttattcagagTAAGAAATATTCTatagcaactcttgtgaaatcatagacaattaaattttaaaaaaaattgttccaTTTActggaaatttatttaataccggcaataattgttttgaataaatgcAAGAGGTTGGTGCAGATGTAAAAATGTGTCTGCTCCATCTATCTATCgccttaatttaattaaaatacatttataacaaactttatttattaacaggtATATGCCAAGGAGTTTTGACACTTGACATCAACAAGTGACATGGAACTAAGATTTGAGACTGACATtgacatttcattaaaatatttttttttgccttCACTTAGCATCTTCGCCTATGACATTGATGATTTAACGACAATTAGGGAATGCAAATccaattatttgttttcccTCTGTACCTCGCAAACTAGAAAACTCTCCCTGAACGGTTTACTCCTCTTGTATTTTTCGGTTGATATTTAAAAGTCTTCCTCAACATtgctaaatactttttgtagtGAGATTGTGAAATTTTAATCATAGtttgtaataattcttatcCGCACCAAGAATGACTCTTGTATGTCAGAAATAGATTTGATATACTTCACTTAGCTAAGTTTCTACTCAacccttatttataaaatattcttactgTACTCTATGAACTAAtaatttgtctctttctgtcaaattgtgtatACACTGTGCTAAAAAGAAATAGATGAGACTATGCCTTCCgaccaattcataaaaggctAACTGGTTCTaaatatcagatgagcctcctgtatatcaatttttttttatgacctGGTAACATAGACCTTTAATTCATAACTTATTTGGTAAATGTTCGGTACTTTAGAGtgtatatcaattaaaaacttaaaatgtaggtaaaattagaattgttAAGTAACTcgaatatcttttttttaatgactttaatttgtgccaagcgggcacaaggtacttcgccagtgtcgtgtagatggaGAAGGCACAAAGGAGATTGATcagtgaaaataataattatatgcacctaaaaaaatagtttttatataaaaaaaattaacaattatgaGTAAGTATAAGAATTGTTAATTAACTGGAATATCTTTGTGAACAGGTGTAATTATTCTGATCTTGACATCCTCTAGAAAATCCTAGAAATAAGGAAGATATCATCAATAAAGTTTACTTTTAACTAACAATAAAGTACTAAGAATGTGGAACTTCATCGACGTAATGTTATTTGTACTTAAAatccatattttaataaaattactgtcCACTTAAGCAacacttttcttttaaaaagaatttgacagaaagagtaaatagtaattttaaataaattaataaatttttattaagttatatttgcTTGATAACAGACTTATAGAAAGAGAAGGGTGTAAGTTTGAAATATCTGTGTCTGTGGCGTCGTAGCTGCAAAACGAATAGACCGATTGTGATGCAATTTGTGACGCATCAAGATCTTTTCGTTATATCAAATAGTCTGCATtgaagcaaataaaaaatatttgagtatTTTGACAATAATGTGATGTTTTAATATGttgtgaaatatataattctctaatagaattttattttatttaaaaaaataagtgcaGTTGCTTGAGCAAGCGACACTGAGGTCGAAGCTTCGTTCCCCGGCTGTGCTAATGAACTTTCTATGGGCGTGTTCAACATTCGCTCAAggagtgaaggaaaacatcgttaggaaaTAGGCTTGCCTTCGACGgtgtatgtcaggcacagaagactgATCACCCTGTTAGATTGACTAATCATGAAGCAgataacagtttaaaaaattacaaatgtaatGATTATTGTTGAAGAGAATGCAAAACACATTTCTCTAGTAAACGatatttccattttttttgtattgttaaatattaatattggttattaataaattgaaaccagattaagtaatatatatttatttttaatacaatattttttacaatataatgcAAGTTCTCTACAAATATTCTCCCGAAACGATAGTGGCTGACTGGAATAGGCTTCTAAAAACTGTAAtgagtaaaataatttctccAAGACTGCAGACACATTGTTGGTAAAcacagtaataaaattttttcagaaaaataggatctatattatttttaataaagaattgaTCCCAAATATTTCCTAAAATACAACTTTCTTAGAGAAAACgttaatattatagatttaaacaattttattgtgttggtttatataaatagtatatttgaTCCTTCacttatgaatttatataataagtgtAACTtccaagaaaatatatttctaattttttccaattactaattaaaaatgttaatttaacaaaaactctttaacaataattaattggcAGCGCATGATTGAACATCATCAGCAACTGAACAATCTTACTATCTGTTTCCACGAATTTCCAACagtcataaacattttttatgttttattatttttatttattatctttttgtttAGACTACTTTTTAACTACAGCAATCAGCTATACTATTTCAGTTAAT
Proteins encoded in this region:
- the LOC111000758 gene encoding probable C-mannosyltransferase DPY19L1, which produces MEETIERPKETKFFFAFISTIKAFILIFIIFIVSYLHSKYVSFLFENDRNFSYLSDLEREMSFRTEMGFYYSYYKTIVEEKPFVAGISKLMYDRIVEYPKEVNAFNRFNIHPEVLVGALYRYLEPWLNTSTYRQCHMVDRGEGHDPVQSCVGLGHPIFFYLEAVWIFAGVNVAALFLHAMELSESYLGGCLAVLQYFANHAECTRVQWAPNERENFAGPLLLLQTYLLTIQIHDKRNTIQLQIGILILNCLCLLFWQFTQFIFLTQIAIFFLMEQLRVIDTRQLSILLHSHYCGLHMAILLLQGNEMLKSSLYACLFLVVSTYCLFFSGLRIKVQNRFDFFVESWLVVLRVSIVICGSISLKKIISDFLEVEEDTHVWEILFSKFTDYKSFHTLMYTCSEVFDFLPFSSIRNMIKTFLIPYVLFGVVNAVYFWINKREIENVGKGIEENRLIDDEDSGIENNETNIRKEDTDLDVLDKKIDNTEKDNLIQFLSGLSMDAAVFYNISQMVVYGVMAALVMRLKLLFTTQMCLMSSLVFKKKYYIYPHSVMKYLILILLVGIIPMMCSLVNNVSKEMSHMGEFSDYNQEELLLWLGQQGPGAVAGSMPLLATIMLTTKRPIVAHPHYEHLEARQRAYTVYKMYGRFSPHELYQELSKLRATYLVVETKYCYGRSSKGCSLTEIWDLESPINRESPPLCDTLLTTTVDHFYPLFRNAHYAVFRIHDLSVRYMPRSFDT